The Musa acuminata AAA Group cultivar baxijiao chromosome BXJ1-3, Cavendish_Baxijiao_AAA, whole genome shotgun sequence genome window below encodes:
- the LOC135636757 gene encoding heavy metal-associated isoprenylated plant protein 23-like: MGGTLDFLSSLLGGGHRYNKRKQFQTVELRVRMDCEGCELKVRNALSTMKGVRSVDISRKQYKVTVTGYVEPHKVVKRVKSTGKKAEIWPYVPYNVVARPYAAQTYDKKAPAGYVRNVEAIRVSSQVVKPEDELAALFSDDNPNACSIM; encoded by the exons ATGGGAGGCACCTTAGATTTCCTCTCCAGCTTGCTCGGCGGCGGCCACAGGTACAATAAGAGGAAGCAGTTTCAGACTGTGGAGCTCAGGGTCAGGATGGACTGCGAGGGCTGCGAGCTAAAAGTTAGGAATGCACTTTCTACCATGAAAG GGGTTCGATCGGTGGACATCAGCAGAAAGCAGTACAAGGTGACTGTGACAGGCTATGTGGAGCCACACAAGGTGGTGAAGAGGGTCAAGTCCACGGGGAAGAAGGCTGAGATCTGGCCGTATGTTCCTTATAACGTCGTTGCTCGCCCGTATGCTGCTCAAACCTACGACAAGAAGGCACCTGCGGGGTACGTAAGGAACGTGGAGGCGATCAGAGTCTCCAGCCAAGTCGTCAAACCGGAGGACGAGCTTGCCGCCTTGTTCAGTGATGACAACCCAAATGCCTGCTCCATAATGTGA